TAAGGTAAATCAGTTTGCAATGCCATAAGCCCCATTTCACCTCCCTAACAAGCAGCACTGTCGACATGTACCTTATCAGCCAGTTTGAGGTCCGGGTCGGTCTTGATCAGATCCCAGTTCCCGAAGCCATGTTCGTAGATGCCCAGTAGGAGCTGAACATCCTCCGCGATCTCCCAGTCCACGTCAAAGTGGGCTATCTTTACCCTGCAGGTCAGCTGGAACCTGGAGATAAAACAAGATGGGGTTTGCTTGGCGAACCGCAATCTCACAAACGGGTTCTACATGCTGATCTTTATCGGTTTAATCTGCAGGCTCTCTTAGACGTGAACCGGCGACAGCGCAGCAGGCGTACTTATTTCTCTCTGCCGGGTTCGAGGGGACGGCCTTGTGAAGCGGCTCAAACTCTTCCTCGTGCTGGATGATGGACTTGGCGTTGACCTGGACTCCGGAGATCTTGATGTTAATCCCTCGCCGCTTTCCCGGACCTTTTGCTAGAGGGAGACGGGAAGAAGGGTTTTTATGTTTAAATGGACTTTTAAGCCTCTAAGACACGGAGAGTGAGGACTGAGACGCAGAGCTGCACCGGAAATAAAACAACCAGAAATACATCAATGACGAGCCAGGCCTTAATCAGCCGACATGGTGCTGCATTACTGTGACGGGTGTTCGTGCCAGTCGCGTTGGACGGCCCACCCAAGGACACCGAGCCTGAACTTGGCTTCATATTGTTGCGCGACCCAGTGAAGGCCTCGGCGTGGTGCGGGCTCACCTTCTGAGGGGTTCTCCTTCAGGTGCTCCTCGTGCTCCTGGACCGCGGCCACGCAGCTGGAGTGGATGAGCTCCGCCAGCCTCTTCAGGTCGGCGATCGACTTGTCCACCAGCTCAGAGTCTCTGGCGATGGCCTCCAGCCTGGGGAGGGgaccggggaggagggggacctcgtcaaacacccacacaatgTGAACCAAACCAGGTCGCTCTCGACTGAGGATATGATCTTTTCAAACCACTTTAGATTGACGTACCTTTCAAGTGGACATCCAAATTTCTTATAGGCCTTAATGAACCTATGGAAACACCAACGGACAAAATCACAAACGTCATCTTCTGGTCATTgacaagatatatatatattttttttttaaagtttaaagtTCTGAAATATAGTGTAAAGTAAGTAATGGGGAGGTACCAGGTGCTTTGTGTGCGGGGTTCACCTACCGGCGGATCTCTGCGTCGGTGAAGCCCTCTACGTTGTTCTTGCGGGCCCGTGGACGGCCTCGTCTCTTGGGCTTCCTGTCGTCGTCGCTGTCGTCCGTCTCGCTGTCCGAGCCCGACGAGCGGTGCTTGAGCTTGGAGCCGGCGTCGCTGTCGCTGTCGTTGGCCTTCGCCTACAATCCACCAGCACCACGTCAGTCAGCAGCAGTTTGTCCCGGAATCCCTCGTCAAATATTTAAGGTAGTGTGATACATTCCCTCGTTGCCCGTCTCACCCCCCACCCTTCTTACTCTCTCGGTCAAACCAAAAGGGGCTGTAGGTTACATTAAGGAGCCCATATTTGTCATTTGGAAGAAATGGCACAGCCGTTAGCCAGTCAGCTCTTTAGGAGTAGATGCGCAGTGAGGACACAGTATGTGTCGAGTCGACTGCGCCTGTCTAGGTATGGCAATTTTGATTCTAGACCGCTCTCGTTTTAATTCTGACTAATCAGTGAATCTCTGCCATGTTTGGATCAGAGAATCCATCTTGGCTCTCAATGGAAACGTAGGGAGGGATGGAGCAAGGGGGACAGacgtccccctctcctcttgctccctccctccctaagtGTCTCTGCCATTGCGAAGCACTGAAATCCAGGCCACAGGTCCTCAGACGGCggccccctcctcaccctcttggTGGAGCTCCTGCTCCGAGGCAGCAGGAAGATGTCGTCCATCTCCCgccgccgctcctcctcctccagcttgcGCCGCTGGTCCTCGGGGATGATGTCGTCCCAGTCTCGGATGTTCTTGTCCTGCAGCTCCGGGCcgttctcctccatgttggagAAGTTGGCCACCTGCCAACGTTCAGCGCATCGTGGAATAGGTCAgcggtggggagaggggggacaaGAGATGAAGGGCAGTGTAAGCAACACGAATGTGGAGAAGACGGAAAAGGCAACATGACTTCAGCTTCATATTTCAGGAAGACGGGGGTTGTATAGTTAAGTATGAGCACTTGAAGGCGGTAGCTTGTACCTTGAACTGAGACAGGAGCTCATCAGTGGCGCTCGACCCCTGGTCACTCTCTCTGGTCTCGGCCAGCCTCAGGATCTCTTCGATATCCATCTCCTGTAAAGAGCCAACAGATTGTGGATCCGCATGTGGACTTTACACGCCACTTGAAGGGAACCTTTTTGGAAGCTCATTGATGCAGTACCTGAGGCTCAGACTCTTCACCCTCTGCCTCCTTGAAGAGCTCCTCTGCGCCAAACTTGAGGATGGCGGTCAGCTCTTCTTTATTGAATGGATTTGAGCTGTGTACAGAGAAGGCGGTAAGTAATGGCTGATCGAGATTTGAGTATCCTGTAGTGTTCAAAACCCGCCCCGTGGCTTTGACCATGACAAGCAGTCCTGGTCTCACTTTGAGTTCCCTTGTCCAGAGTTGTTGTCCAGAACCGTGCGACCCGTGGTGTCCATCCTCTGAATCACCAGATGGTCCAACACCATCTTCTTCTTGGCTCTCTCGATGATGTCCTCCTCCACGGTTCCCTTGGTAACCAGGCGGTAGATGTTCACCTGCAGAGTTGGCCGTGAGGATACAAGCTTAGAAGTTGTCTCTTTTTCCCCGACATGCAACAAGAGAAAACAAACAACCGATCTGAGGCCCAGGTTACCTGCTTCTTTTGGCCAATCCGGTGAGCCCTGGCTTGGGCCTGCAGATCATTCTGGGGATTCCAGTCAGAGTCGAAGATGACCACGGTGTCTGCCGAGGCTAGGTTGATGCCCAGACCGCCAGCTCTGGTGGACAGCAGGAAGCAGAAGTCCTACACACAGCAAAGGATTGTTAGACTTGTTCGCTTGCAATGTTTTTATTGCAAGCATTTCTCTTTTCTTCTGACCAATGTACtgtattgtaagtcgctttgttTTCCTCTTCAGTGAACTGACCTCTGAACCTTCAGCATTGAAGTGGTCGAGCGCCTGCTTCCGAATCTCTCCCTTAATGGAGCCGTCCAGCCGCTGACAAGGGGGAGAATAGAACGAGTTATGAGTCCTTGGGCTCCATCTCACACCTTGGCATCACAGAGCTACACTTTCCATCCACCTTACTTTTAAGAGCGAAGCAGAGTCTTCACAGCAAGCGATAAACACTGCCATTCAATGGTCACTCGAGCATCACATACATAGCTTGTGGATATAAATATCCCCCTCAGCCCGTCCACCTGACACCGCTAGCGTCAGAACCCCAGCTCTctgccagaccccccccccccccccccccccagccccaccccaaccccaaccccaaacTCCCCCTGAGCACTCTCTGCAATGCCGCCTCCATGCGAAACAACAAGAAAAGAAACCAGGAGACGTTTAGTGTCAAACATAGTACAAAAGGTTACCTGGAAGGTGTAGCGCTTCATGGCGAGGTACTCGGCCAGAATGTCCAGCATCCGCACCATCTGGGAGAAGATCAGCACTCGGTTGCCCCTCTCCTTCAGTCGGGTCAGCAGCTTGTCCAGCAGCACCAGCTTCCCACTGCCCCTCACCACGctctgtgggggagagagagcagaccaGTTCACAACCACATGGGAATCAGAGCTCTCCTCTTTCATGGCAACatctcgcacgcacgcacgcacgcacgcacgcacgcacgcacgcacgcacgcacgcacacgcacacgcacacagtgtgtTTACCAGCAGGTGCTCTTGTTGCGTGGCGCTGTCTCCCTCCTCGGGCTGCTTGATAAGGAAGCCATGGTTACAGCACTTCTTCAGCTCCATGACGATGTTGAGGAAGCCTGAGGAGCTTCCGCGCGTGCTCTTGGAGAGGGCTTTGTAGTTCCTCGTCAGAATCCACCTGGAGAAACGTTCAGGAAGTCACtcgtgttagtgtgtgaagaTGTGGCCGGTGGTGATATGTTTGCCGGGGATTCTGAGGAACTACCATAAAAAGTTCAAATGAAGTGCAAACATTGAGAGAACAACTCAAAGAGTTCAAACGTTGTACAGAAAACCGTAAACGATGCCACACTGGGGATCTGGTTGTCCCTGTGATATACTGAATGCTCGATCCAAGCAAAGTTATAGAAGAAGGTAATGTACATGttacgtgtgtgtttattccTCTGACTTGTTTTAAATTGCTTTCTGGACAACACTGGAAGATCTGGGCACCAATGGCAAGGAGCTATTGGACAACCACTAGACCGATAATGGTGGTGAGCAGGCGGACACATAGATGTTGTTTTATTGGGTTGGTTTTCAGAAATTAGACGGGAATGTATATGGAGGCAAATATGGTCAAAGAACAAAAATCCAAACGACTATCCCAATGAAGGTGAAGAAGCGAAaacgtacttgtagaattgtttctGCGATGCGGACATGTCCACGCGCAGGATCTGCTCCACCTTGGCCGGCAGGGACTTTTCCACATCCTTCTTGACTCGCCTCAGCAGGAAGGGCTCCAGCACTTTGTGGAGGGTCTGGTAGCCGTTAGCCGTTCCCTGCCCGTGTTCCTCCTCAAAGGTCTCCCACAAGTCGAATCTGAGGTGGGCAGAGGTACACCAGTGGCTTGTTTAGGCTCATCGGCAACTTCCATGCAAATATTCACCATGCTGTCAGTTGAGCGTGGATGGGGGTGTTTTAAAGGTGATAGCGTTCATACTTGTCTGGCATTAGGAAGTGCAGCAGCGACCAAAGCTCCTTGAGGGAGTTCTGCAAGGGCGTCCCGGTGATGAGGAGCCGGTGGTTGGACCTGAAGTCGATCAGGGTTTTGTACAGCAGGGAGTCGTCGTTCTTCAGCCGGTGAGCCTCGTCCACCCCCAGACAGGCCCAGTTGATGTTCCCCAGCACGCCCTGAGGACAGAGCGTCATACCACTGATCacagactatatatatatatatatatatatataaaaacacacacactcactcaattcCGCATGCAAAGCGTCTATATCttttttaaccacacacacttatacatatAGGATGTGGTGCATACCTTGTCTTTTAGAAGAATTTCATACGTGGTTAAAAGTGCATTGAAGCGAATCCTCTTGGTCTGATGGTTCACCCACTCATAGTCCCGGATCTATGCAAAACAAAAGGTTAGAACACTGATCAGCAGACCGTTCCCCAGAGAGGGGACTCAACGACAACGGGTCAGTAGCAGCGCGGGGCACGTGACTTAAGCTCACCGTCTTCCTGCTCATCACGTCTCCGATGTACACCACCACGTTCATGTCGGGCGCCCAGGTCTCGAACTCCCTCTGCCAGGAGGTGAGCGTGGACAGGGGCACGACCAGCAGGAAGGGCCCgtagagctggtggtggtggtggaggtaggacAGGAAGGAGATGGTCTGGATGGTCTTCCCCAGACCCATCTCGTCAGCCAGGATAACACTGTTGCACCTgcagagggaagggagagaccGTTGGGGTTTGGCATTGTTCCAGACAGGTATGGGGAGACGGTAGGGGGGTGAGGCACTGTTTGAGAGCGGTAGATGCAGACATTTGGGTTTTGAGAAAGGGTTGGCTGTCAAATACCCTGAACGCTAGCCAAAACTGACTTTATTTTTCAGAGTTTATATAGATGGGTACCCCCGCCTGCTTTCTAATCTGATTGTGTCGTCtagaaacaaaaacataaaaaaatgcatAATTTTATACAGAAGATCCTTTGTGTACCTGCACCACGAGTGGGCCAGCCAATTGAGTCCATCCAGCTGGTAGTCTCTCAGCTCCAGGGTTTCACTCCCGATATAAGTGGGTTGAGTCTTCAGGGCAACAAACCTTGGCCGTTGTTTCAACACCTGCAATTACAGTAACAAATGGATTCATAACATTTTACCACACcttttgcaaatttcaattccTTTAGCTCGCGGGACTCACGCTTACTTTGCAGTCTTTGGAGGGAACGGTTTTGCTGCAGTTCCGGCTGTCGAAGCCTTCTACACATTTGGGGAACTTGTTTTTGATGAGGGCCCCATCCTCCCAGCTGCTCTCCACGTAGGGCAGGCCCATCCACTTGCACAGGTACTCCGGCTCGTTGGAGGAGGGGACTGACTTGGGGCTGGGTGCTGTTGAGGACCCAGAAGAGTTTTAGTTCCGACATCAACTACTGATGACCCAGTGCCTTGACGGACTGTGATCATGAAATGGAGAAACACGGTGAACGGCCGCCACGGACAGTAAATGGCAGCGGGGGTACTTACAGGGGACGTCTGCGGCTCCTTGGTTCTTCCCGGTCCTTGTGGCTGTCAATGAGATTAAGGAATTAGATTAAGATCCGATCAGTCACAAGAAAggtaaattaataataaaaattggATAACTCAAAAATACCATAATGTTAGCATGTCTTACCAATGACCCGCTCTACTATTTGGAACTGCTTGCTCAGGTCACAAGAGAGCTCCTGCTGGCAATTGTGGTACTCAATATCCTCTGGAGATGCCCTATTCAACCTACAGAGGACAATCCGTTTATAACATTTGACCAAAATATCAATTATATCGCTTTGACCAAAAAAACATGgatcattttcttcttcttttttcttctcaCCAAGAGTTGAGCTCATCGTTCTTCCTTATGAAGTTATCGAGCTTCTTGAGTCCCTTGACCTTCTGCAGGGTCAGAGAGTCCATGCTCTCCCAGGTGTTGTGGATGTAGGACCAGCCCTTCCACTTGATCAAATAGTGCGTCTCCCTTTCGTCCTTCTCCGGATCAAAGCCCGCACTTGGGTCCCCGTTTTCCTCCACAGAGTACATCGTAGTGGACGCTCCCGTGGCTGcatacatacaataaaataattagcTTGAGGTGCACTATGAGAAATTAACACCTTAAAAAATTGCTTCTATTGAATTTAGACACAATTTGTTGAGATGTTCCCTCACGGGGATATATAAGGACACGGTTGATGATAAGAAACATTTGAAAAACTTTTACATAGATTTCGACAACATTTAAACAAAACCTcaaatttgtatatatatatttgaatgaaGATGAATTTCCACAACGGTCAACAAAAAATATCTCCTTCATTTTAAAGACATTCAACAGAAGGAGCCTGACCTCCTTTTTTGGCCGTGCGCGTGTCCATCACCCTCTCGATGGTCTCGCTGTCGTcgtcctgctgctcctccgcTACGTCACCTGCCATCTCAATCAGGTCGTCTGAGTCCGTTTCCAGGTCATGCTGGTCCTCCTTGTAACTGCCCACACAAACGAGACCTTGGCTTAATGGAGAAGGAGCCGAGCGTACGATTGAGCCCTGCCCACTATCAGAATTCCGGCTGGATGGATGGCGTGATGGGGAGGGGTATTTGGTTCGTCGTGCAATTCTTTAAACCAAGAGAGATAAGGGCGGGCCAGCATTTTTTATGCATAGAATAAATCAGTGTGATGTTATTGATGATATCAATAAGAAATCAAATTGAAATCACTATCGATTTCAATTAACAACAGATATGCAAGATACGAGCTAGTTGAATAGTTACACATTGTGACTTTAATGATTCCTAATGAGGCGGGCGGTTGCATTGAAATGATAATGTTCATCCAAAACATGCAACACGATCTGCACGTGAAGACACATGTATGAGGTGTTCAGAGTGGGGAGGATCAGAGGGAATGCTTTAAATCTTCAAAGAGCGTTCAGAGAAAATTGCTGAAATCAATGTGTATCTGTATAGGGTAAACCAACAGGTTTTATGTTGTTTGGAAGCAAATAAGGCAACGATTGTCTTGAATGCTAGGGAAAATACCTTTTGACTTTTGTTGCGGCTCTTCCCCGGGTTTGCCTCTTTGGGGtatcgtcgtcatcgtcctcatcatcgtcgtcatcatcgtcatcatcgtcatcgtcttCCCCTGACGACTCCGCCTTCCTGGACTTCCTTCCCTTTTGGGATTGCTTTTTGGCTGTTGATTTAGTCTGCGGTCTGTAAACAGATCAGAGACGATAGAGGCCATTGGAAATGATCACAGAAAGCTCAACTGTCCCACCCTATCATCTCATCATAACGGAAAACACAGTGATAAAAGTCATAAAGAGTTGCGCAGTttcttgaaattaaatttagccTGTGATGTTAACACCATTCAACATATTTCTCAGGGCTGTTGAGCATTAGAACTGGTTGTGTAACAGATCataataatagaaaaaaaatgagAGAATATACATCACAAATGAAAGAAATCagtaaaacaataaagaaaTGAACAGGAATGAGATTGGGTGGACCAGTGGGTAGCTGTCTGGGGGTCAGGCTATGCTCCACTCTTACCTTCTAGCAGGAAGTCTTCTGGATCTAACTGTCTCTTCCTGATCACTGTCTGCACTGCTGGAatcctcctcgtcctcattTGAGTCATCATCCCAGGTATTTCTTTCAAAAAGAAATACAAGATCACCCTCGAAATTCGCCCTTTGCCAATTTAGAATTCTCATAAAATTGATTTGATTTTCTTTTGCAATTCAGACCAATTGTATTGTTAATTGAACCCGACCGCTACATTTGTGCGTGAAGCTATTGCTAGCTAAGGCTTCAAATATAAAACCCAACCCAAGCAAACAGATACCCATTAACAAATGAAGATGGTCAAAAAGGCCATAACATTTACACTTGACAAAAAAcatgacaaataaaaacaaatgcataGTAGAAACACTTTTTATTTAAGAGACTAAAAAAAGTGAAAAAGCTGTCTGTACTTACTCTCTTTTCTTAGACCGGGTTTCTCTTCTCTTAGGGCTTTCATTTTCAGAATCACTGCTCCCCTGAAATAAGAtcacaatgcacacacagcaCTTTTTGTCAATTTGAGGAGATAACAGCACTTTCACACAATATCCACCAGGTGGCATAAAATAACAATTGGAGAAGAGGCGTGGACCAGACATTTTAAAAGGAAATTAGAAGAGACAAAAACGTTCCTTCCAAATGGAAAGAGAAGCCGTGGCAAGACAATGAGGAGAGGCTTGTCGTTCTCTGTTTAACGGCTGGCCAGCTGCCCCCATGTTGGCAGACATATCACGGCACCTGTTTTAACAGCAGTACGTCAAGACACAGTTGTTCTCCATTTGAATGAGCCCATTCTTACCCCAGCACCAATGTTTAAACGGGCGGGTTCCTGTCTGCTACGACTGGACCTCCTGACCCCGTAGACGTCTGGATGTTCCTCCCACATCTGTAGCCACCATGTCAAAACACCACCGAGTTAGTCATTTCCTTTAGAATATTTAAGTGTGTAATCATGCAAATCCACATTTCAGCCCATAGCAGCCTTCATTAAAACTGCTAAGTCCAAACGATTGAAGGCCTTAATGATTGTTGGCTCGACGGTGCACTGGGCACCAGAATTCATGATAGCGGACCCGGACCAACCCACCTTTTTCACATCTGCCAGGCTCTCCTTCTTTCTAACGGGCTTGTCTTTGACTTCGGCTGCAGCCAGCTGTGACTTGGACCCTGTGGACTCGCCCTCTGACTCTGAGTGGCTCTCTGACTCAGAGGAGCTGTTGGACTCAGAGTGGTGGGCCCGCTGCTTCCTCTCGCTGCCATGATCACTCTCAGACTGGCTGCCCGACTCCGACACGGATCGGTTGGACTCCTCTGACGCTGAATTGCTGCACAGAACACAATGGTTGTGAATGGTTAGCACACAGCCTTTATTGGATCAAATTAACAAAGGCCTTTGTTGTTGCCGAGGAGGCATATTCATATTGTAGTAATAGAGCCAATCAAAATATCAAATGAATATGGCGGATATGGAGAGGTCAAGAaataacttcttttttttttttaaatataatttagaaCATATTATTGTACAATCATTTTGGTGTTCATTAAATAGTTAGATACAGAAAAAACATGATGCTATTCGATCTCAAAGCATTTCCCAAATTAATTGAATTGATTTTATGAATAAGagaggagaattaaaaaaatcaCTTGTCAAGTCAATAACAATGAAGGCTGGTCCTCTAAATGGGATTTATATAATATCCTATTTCCAGTAGCATTATTGCAAGTATCTTTATAAACTGTTAAAGATACCGCTCTCATTTATTCTTAGAGCAATTTGCAACACTTTATACCAAGCAGCCATTAATGTTTAAGATGAAAATAGGATGTGTATCTCTAAGGCACACCAATCCTCTTAAATACTGATTTGATAATAACCATAAATAGGCAGCCTTCAAGACAGGCTATAGACTATGTTATCCTATTTTGACTCTTATTGCTTTCCCCCTTGGTTTGAGATAATATGAAAATCATTTGTTCAAACAACAATGAATTATTCAGGTCAGCACTATAATATCGAATTGCCTTTatgcatacaaatacaaaatggGTGCAAGGCCCAGCTAGCTTAAACTATTACAAATAAGTAACATAATGCGATACCAAGAGTGAACTACTGGTGGCACTAAAAGCTTATAATAGAATCTCCAAGCGCTACCATAAATGGCTCGTCAGATAAATGAAAAAGCTGTATTCAAACTATAGCCTTGGTTTTTTACTCGGTTATACAAGGGGGTCTGTTTAAAATCCCATGTTAATATGTGTGTTCCTATTTTATATGACAGAAATGATAATATAAGTATAGAATCCACATGCAACCATTAAACTCGGAAGTAAAAGGCTCCGATTATAGTAAAGGTCATTCGTGGGCGGGTTCTAACAGTCATCTCAAATTACGATAGGCTGCCGAGTTACTAGGTAGGGGATTAGCCTATCACTGCTCATCTCTGTCCGCTAGGCGTGTCTCTTAACCTCAACATACTTCCCGTTCCTCCTCCATGTAGTTCTGAAGTACATTGGACTGTCGGCAATCTATGCACAAACAATTTTATGACCTTTAATAGCTTTTAAAATATGTTAGTTTCATTGTTTTGCGGTAATTAAAAATGT
This genomic stretch from Gadus chalcogrammus isolate NIFS_2021 chromosome 9, NIFS_Gcha_1.0, whole genome shotgun sequence harbors:
- the chd2 gene encoding chromodomain-helicase-DNA-binding protein 2 isoform X1, which encodes MMKNKNKKHEDECSTQSNASSNSASEESNRSVSESGSQSESDHGSERKQRAHHSESNSSSESESHSESEGESTGSKSQLAAAEVKDKPVRKKESLADVKKMWEEHPDVYGVRRSSRSRQEPARLNIGAGGSSDSENESPKRRETRSKKRENTWDDDSNEDEEDSSSADSDQEETVRSRRLPARRPQTKSTAKKQSQKGRKSRKAESSGEDDDDDDDDDDDDEDDDDDTPKRQTRGRAATKVKSYKEDQHDLETDSDDLIEMAGDVAEEQQDDDSETIERVMDTRTAKKGATGASTTMYSVEENGDPSAGFDPEKDERETHYLIKWKGWSYIHNTWESMDSLTLQKVKGLKKLDNFIRKNDELNSWLNRASPEDIEYHNCQQELSCDLSKQFQIVERVIATRTGKNQGAADVPSPSPKSVPSSNEPEYLCKWMGLPYVESSWEDGALIKNKFPKCVEGFDSRNCSKTVPSKDCKVSVLKQRPRFVALKTQPTYIGSETLELRDYQLDGLNWLAHSWCRCNSVILADEMGLGKTIQTISFLSYLHHHHQLYGPFLLVVPLSTLTSWQREFETWAPDMNVVVYIGDVMSRKTIRDYEWVNHQTKRIRFNALLTTYEILLKDKGVLGNINWACLGVDEAHRLKNDDSLLYKTLIDFRSNHRLLITGTPLQNSLKELWSLLHFLMPDKFDLWETFEEEHGQGTANGYQTLHKVLEPFLLRRVKKDVEKSLPAKVEQILRVDMSASQKQFYKWILTRNYKALSKSTRGSSSGFLNIVMELKKCCNHGFLIKQPEEGDSATQQEHLLSVVRGSGKLVLLDKLLTRLKERGNRVLIFSQMVRMLDILAEYLAMKRYTFQRLDGSIKGEIRKQALDHFNAEGSEDFCFLLSTRAGGLGINLASADTVVIFDSDWNPQNDLQAQARAHRIGQKKQVNIYRLVTKGTVEEDIIERAKKKMVLDHLVIQRMDTTGRTVLDNNSGQGNSNSNPFNKEELTAILKFGAEELFKEAEGEESEPQEMDIEEILRLAETRESDQGSSATDELLSQFKVANFSNMEENGPELQDKNIRDWDDIIPEDQRRKLEEEERRREMDDIFLLPRSRSSTKRAKANDSDSDAGSKLKHRSSGSDSETDDSDDDRKPKRRGRPRARKNNVEGFTDAEIRRFIKAYKKFGCPLERLEAIARDSELVDKSIADLKRLAELIHSSCVAAVQEHEEHLKENPSEAKGPGKRRGINIKISGVQVNAKSIIQHEEEFEPLHKAVPSNPAERNKFQLTCRVKIAHFDVDWEIAEDVQLLLGIYEHGFGNWDLIKTDPDLKLADKILPDDPSKKPQGKQLQTRADYLMKLLKKELDSNDTSKTGEEAKAKKRKPRVKKEKVKEDQNEGSSPRLSDNPSEEGEVKDDGTENSPAKKRQKKKDNKENKEKQGTPKKEKDGDKEKKAAKTKKEKAKAAKGRKSQGPVHITAGSDPVPIGDEDDELDQDTFSVCKERMRPVKKALKQLDKPDEGLSDQDQLQHTRTCLLKIGDRITECLKAYTDPEHAKTWRRNLWIFVSKFTEFGARKLHKLYKMALKKRSHEEEKDHKKREDSGRSKPLRAETSSASRDSAGMQQSSKNHPAQSGPHAHHREPYNSAPKRHFGNDDRGEWHRDRKYGYAGNSNQPWQGDRHQPYDRYKDHYGDRRPHGDSYRSSGSYRNNSSPRKRSYDQYGNDRDQRPHRPYYESRHPDSKRRRSDEFRAPNYHQSRDGPPGPPPAQDFRRSSERRSPGPTGPEHYRPFHPDKPPGQQDPRSPGAQKSPQDSRSPPERPAEPPKAGADPAWNNRKPS
- the chd2 gene encoding chromodomain-helicase-DNA-binding protein 2 isoform X2, with the protein product MMKNKNKKHEDECSTQSNASSNSASEESNRSVSESGSQSESDHGSERKQRAHHSESNSSSESESHSESEGESTGSKSQLAAAEVKDKPVRKKESLADVKKMWEEHPDVYGVRRSSRSRQEPARLNIGAGGSSDSENESPKRRETRSKKRENTWDDDSNEDEEDSSSADSDQEETVRSRRLPARRPQTKSTAKKQSQKGRKSRKAESSGEDDDDDDDDDDDDEDDDDDTPKRQTRGRAATKVKSYKEDQHDLETDSDDLIEMAGDVAEEQQDDDSETIERVMDTRTAKKGATGASTTMYSVEENGDPSAGFDPEKDERETHYLIKWKGWSYIHNTWESMDSLTLQKVKGLKKLDNFIRKNDELNSWLNRASPEDIEYHNCQQELSCDLSKQFQIVERVIATRTGKNQGAADVPSPSPKSVPSSNEPEYLCKWMGLPYVESSWEDGALIKNKFPKCVEGFDSRNCSKTVPSKDCKVLKQRPRFVALKTQPTYIGSETLELRDYQLDGLNWLAHSWCRCNSVILADEMGLGKTIQTISFLSYLHHHHQLYGPFLLVVPLSTLTSWQREFETWAPDMNVVVYIGDVMSRKTIRDYEWVNHQTKRIRFNALLTTYEILLKDKGVLGNINWACLGVDEAHRLKNDDSLLYKTLIDFRSNHRLLITGTPLQNSLKELWSLLHFLMPDKFDLWETFEEEHGQGTANGYQTLHKVLEPFLLRRVKKDVEKSLPAKVEQILRVDMSASQKQFYKWILTRNYKALSKSTRGSSSGFLNIVMELKKCCNHGFLIKQPEEGDSATQQEHLLSVVRGSGKLVLLDKLLTRLKERGNRVLIFSQMVRMLDILAEYLAMKRYTFQRLDGSIKGEIRKQALDHFNAEGSEDFCFLLSTRAGGLGINLASADTVVIFDSDWNPQNDLQAQARAHRIGQKKQVNIYRLVTKGTVEEDIIERAKKKMVLDHLVIQRMDTTGRTVLDNNSGQGNSNSNPFNKEELTAILKFGAEELFKEAEGEESEPQEMDIEEILRLAETRESDQGSSATDELLSQFKVANFSNMEENGPELQDKNIRDWDDIIPEDQRRKLEEEERRREMDDIFLLPRSRSSTKRAKANDSDSDAGSKLKHRSSGSDSETDDSDDDRKPKRRGRPRARKNNVEGFTDAEIRRFIKAYKKFGCPLERLEAIARDSELVDKSIADLKRLAELIHSSCVAAVQEHEEHLKENPSEAKGPGKRRGINIKISGVQVNAKSIIQHEEEFEPLHKAVPSNPAERNKFQLTCRVKIAHFDVDWEIAEDVQLLLGIYEHGFGNWDLIKTDPDLKLADKILPDDPSKKPQGKQLQTRADYLMKLLKKELDSNDTSKTGEEAKAKKRKPRVKKEKVKEDQNEGSSPRLSDNPSEEGEVKDDGTENSPAKKRQKKKDNKENKEKQGTPKKEKDGDKEKKAAKTKKEKAKAAKGRKSQGPVHITAGSDPVPIGDEDDELDQDTFSVCKERMRPVKKALKQLDKPDEGLSDQDQLQHTRTCLLKIGDRITECLKAYTDPEHAKTWRRNLWIFVSKFTEFGARKLHKLYKMALKKRSHEEEKDHKKREDSGRSKPLRAETSSASRDSAGMQQSSKNHPAQSGPHAHHREPYNSAPKRHFGNDDRGEWHRDRKYGYAGNSNQPWQGDRHQPYDRYKDHYGDRRPHGDSYRSSGSYRNNSSPRKRSYDQYGNDRDQRPHRPYYESRHPDSKRRRSDEFRAPNYHQSRDGPPGPPPAQDFRRSSERRSPGPTGPEHYRPFHPDKPPGQQDPRSPGAQKSPQDSRSPPERPAEPPKAGADPAWNNRKPS